The stretch of DNA AACCAAGCTAGAGGGGTTTGGTTAAATTATGGTGTGATCAATTTGATTAATTGTATAATTGCAGATAATACCTGCGGGATTTATAACTATGGTGGTATCTGTAATTCTTACAATAACTTAATAACAAACAACTTAACTGGTGGGACTATTTCTATTTCGGGTGCATCATCAGTTATAATCAATAACACAATTATTAACAATCAATCAACAGCTATTGGTAATTACTCTGGCTCATATGTTAATGTTGCTAATTCTATTATTTGGGATAATTCTCAATCCTTCGATGCTAATTATTTTGTTTATGTTTGTAATTCATTGATACAAGGAAGTGAATTACCAGAATTAATTAATAATATTGGAGGTAACATCTTAGATACAGATCCTCTTTTCGATGATCCATTAAACGGTAATTTTGAATTGCAATCTGATTCCCCCGCCATTGACGCTGGTTCATTCTATGCAACTAACTTAGATTCAATTGATTTAGTCGGTAATTCGCGTATCAGTAACGGCAGAGTTGACATTGGAGCTTATGAATATCAGCAGACCGGAGATTGGCTTTGGGTAACATCTCCTTTAGGAGGAGAGTTTATTGAGAGCAGTTCTTCTTTTCTTATTACCTGGATTAGAAGTGATACAAGTTCTACAGTTACAATTGAGTTTTTTGATGGAGCTGACTGGTCAACAATTAGTAATTCTGCTGTAAATACTGGTGAATATAATGATTGGATTGCTCCAGGAATTGATTCTGATGATTGCTTGATCAGAATAACTGATAATGGTAATAATGAGATAACAAATGTATCCGATAACACATTCTCAATCAAAGGAAATATTATTGAGCACAACGAAGAAGTTTCGGGAATATGGACACTAGATGATTCTCCTTATACTATAATTGGTAAGGCAACTATCCCGGCAGGTTCAACGTTATCTATAGAACCAGGAGTAGAAGTTGAGTTTAAAACCGGCTCAATGAATACTGTAAGTTCGGATTACTTCGATAAGGGGATGTTGCAGGTTAATGGTAAGCTGGAAGCTGTTGGTTCATCAGAAAGTCCGATTACTTTTTCAAGAAATGGCGAGGATGGTTATTGGGGAATGATTTATTTCACTTCTACAGCAGATACAACAAGTATTCTTTCTCACTGCAATATTGAATATGCAGATGCTCTGATAACCAGTGATATCTTCTTCGGAGGAATCTCCTTTAATAATTCATCTGCTATTGTGGAAAACTGCGATATTTCCAATTGCTACTACGGAATTGATATCTCATATAGTTCTGAGCCCATTATTCGCAATAATAAAATTCATTATAATATTTATGGTGGTATCCTCTGCTGGTCAAGTTCCAATACGGAAATCATCGGAAACGCTATTTATAATAACGGCTATATTGCTAATGAAACCTATGGGGGTATTGGGATCAGATGTTACAGTTCAAGTCCTCCACTGATCAATAACACAATTTCACTTTCCGTCAGCGAAAGAAGACTCGACAGAACCAGAATTGAAGTTAATGCTGGTGAATATGAAAAATCACTCAATTTGAGCACCCGAAATCTGCTTTATGGTATTTACTGCGAAGAATCATCAAGCCCATACATCACTAATTCGCTAGTCTATGGCAATGGACCTTTTGAAGAAGGTGCTAATATCTATATTGAATCCGGTTCTCCTCATCTTAGTTACTGCCTTTTAGAAGATCAAACCTTTCCACCTGGAGCAATAGATGAAGGGAATAATGTTCTGGGGGCGAATCCTTTCTTTGTGGATGCAGCAAATGAGAATTTCCAGTTGCGGTATATTTCACCGTGTATCAATGCCGGAATTCCTGATACAACAGGTTTGAATTTACCTGAATATGACTTAAATGGAAATCCGCGTGTTTTTGCAGGTGAAAATGCAATTATTGATATAGGAGCTTATGAATATCAGGGAGAGCCATTACAGATAGATTTTTCTGCCGATATAACTTCTGGTAATGCTCCTTTGATTGTTGAATTTACAGTTACGGCTAATTATCCTGCAGATGTTTACGAGTGGGATTTTGATAATGATGAAGTTATAGATGCTGCTGGTGAAAGCGTGAGTTGGGAATTCCCGGTTGGCGTTTATACTGTTACCCTGAATGCGATTTATGGTTTGGATGTGATAATAATAGAAAAGGAAAACTACATTACTTCACTCAATTCACCACCCTTTGTGGAAAATCCGGTAACAGCAGTGTCATTTGATGAAGATATGATTGATAGCAACCTGGATTTGAATTACATCTTTTCTGATGAGAATGGTGATTCGTTGAGCTTTTATAATTCAGGCAATGATAGTATTATGGTAGAAATTGAGGATGGGATTGTTATACTGTCTGGTGGTTTGAACTGGTATGGCACCGAGGTCATTACTTTTACGGCTGATGATGGTTACATAGAGAGAGGGAATGATCTTATAAGTGAAAAACAAAATCAGGACTACTCCAGATCAACGAGGAATATCTTTTCTAAAGCAAATGAGAGTATTTCCGGGAGAGTAGCGGCTTCTTTGGATATAGAGATTACCATTGAACCGGTTAATGATCCACCGGAGATAGATTTACCGGAGAGTATTACCTTTTTTGAAGACGAGAGCTTAAACTTTGATCTGACATCTTATGTGGATGATGTTGATCTTGATTTACTTACGATAGCTGCAGTAGAATTTGAAGGAGATAGCCTGTCTGCCATATATGAAGATCTGCAGGTAGTTTTCAGTGCTGTCGCTAATTGGTATGGATTGACGGAGGTAGCTGTAACCATTACCGATAATGTGAGTAGGATTACAGCGACAGATATTTTCACAGTTGAAGTAATAGCAGTTAATGATGACCCGGAAATTGATTTACCGGATAGTTTTACATTCTTGGAAGATGAGAGCCTGGTGGTGGATTTCAGTGAATTTGTGGATGATGTGGACAATGTGGATTTAGTGCTTAGCTGTGCTGGGAATTTGGAAATTGGTGTTGAGATAGACAGTCTGATTGTGACATTTACGGCAACTGAGAACTGGTTTGGCTCTGAGCTATTGACATTTACAGTTGACGATCAGCAAGGCAGAGCAGTAGCTTTTGATAGTGTGGAAGTGATTGTAACTCCAATAAACGATGCACCGGAGATAGAATTGCCTGAGAGTTTCAGTTTTAATGAGGATGAAAGCCTGGTAGTGGATTTTGCACCATACATTAATGATATTGATGGCGATGAATTGATTATAGTTTCGGAAAATTATGTGCATGTGATTGTCAATATT from Candidatus Stygibacter australis encodes:
- a CDS encoding tandem-95 repeat protein, which codes for MINLINCIIADNTCGIYNYGGICNSYNNLITNNLTGGTISISGASSVIINNTIINNQSTAIGNYSGSYVNVANSIIWDNSQSFDANYFVYVCNSLIQGSELPELINNIGGNILDTDPLFDDPLNGNFELQSDSPAIDAGSFYATNLDSIDLVGNSRISNGRVDIGAYEYQQTGDWLWVTSPLGGEFIESSSSFLITWIRSDTSSTVTIEFFDGADWSTISNSAVNTGEYNDWIAPGIDSDDCLIRITDNGNNEITNVSDNTFSIKGNIIEHNEEVSGIWTLDDSPYTIIGKATIPAGSTLSIEPGVEVEFKTGSMNTVSSDYFDKGMLQVNGKLEAVGSSESPITFSRNGEDGYWGMIYFTSTADTTSILSHCNIEYADALITSDIFFGGISFNNSSAIVENCDISNCYYGIDISYSSEPIIRNNKIHYNIYGGILCWSSSNTEIIGNAIYNNGYIANETYGGIGIRCYSSSPPLINNTISLSVSERRLDRTRIEVNAGEYEKSLNLSTRNLLYGIYCEESSSPYITNSLVYGNGPFEEGANIYIESGSPHLSYCLLEDQTFPPGAIDEGNNVLGANPFFVDAANENFQLRYISPCINAGIPDTTGLNLPEYDLNGNPRVFAGENAIIDIGAYEYQGEPLQIDFSADITSGNAPLIVEFTVTANYPADVYEWDFDNDEVIDAAGESVSWEFPVGVYTVTLNAIYGLDVIIIEKENYITSLNSPPFVENPVTAVSFDEDMIDSNLDLNYIFSDENGDSLSFYNSGNDSIMVEIEDGIVILSGGLNWYGTEVITFTADDGYIERGNDLISEKQNQDYSRSTRNIFSKANESISGRVAASLDIEITIEPVNDPPEIDLPESITFFEDESLNFDLTSYVDDVDLDLLTIAAVEFEGDSLSAIYEDLQVVFSAVANWYGLTEVAVTITDNVSRITATDIFTVEVIAVNDDPEIDLPDSFTFLEDESLVVDFSEFVDDVDNVDLVLSCAGNLEIGVEIDSLIVTFTATENWFGSELLTFTVDDQQGRAVAFDSVEVIVTPINDAPEIELPESFSFNEDESLVVDFAPYINDIDGDELIIVSENYVHVIVNIEEHIVTFTASENWYGVETIIFTVYDTEARLSANDIVNVIVEPENDPPTIDLPDNFTFLEDESLVVDFGEFVNDVDDVDLLLSCAGNLYINVDIDSLIVTFTAMENWNGSELLTFTIDDQQGREIATDEVDIVVEAVMYPPLINLPCSFTLEEDTELYVNFAFFILGGDEFELTADAHENIDIEINGFGVTFTPSTNWNGSEIITFTINDNQSRTTASDETIVIVTPINDTPEINLPDNFSFDEGSSLTVDFHQFVYDADGDSLLIINEPAENIWVETIDLEVTFSAEPGWTGSEYVFFMVDDAICRPEYMDSTLVIVNELWGHHYGDIDDNGSVEAYDAALILQYVVGIDPEPAAPLPWEDWQITAADVSGNLEIGAYDASLVIQYFVGLIYAFPVETFREEIVCQKADISVTLEDGILRFTSNSELYSLYLTLDEEIENYKCQENIISASNENRIALAAAYPITGEFLSIPVKLNYQQIKLIANEQYYEIELGDNIEMVNNLTVYPNPFNPEINISFELEESGYILLEVYNIKGQRVCTLISNEFTAGKHLVTWNASEQSSGIYLLQYQSENIMETRKIILLK